In Macadamia integrifolia cultivar HAES 741 chromosome 1, SCU_Mint_v3, whole genome shotgun sequence, a single window of DNA contains:
- the LOC122074521 gene encoding polyamine oxidase 5-like, whose translation MDPKDFLSNNLMDGTLFSHVERQPPSLPLVIVIGSGISGIAAARALRDASFRVLLLESRDRLGGRIHTDYTFGCPVDMGASWLHGVCNENSLAPLIRCLGLTLYRTSGDNSVLYDHDLESYALFDMEGRQVPQQLVIEVGKIFERILKETEKVRDEHSEDISVLQAISIVLDRHPDLRQEGLAHEVLQWYICRMEAWFAADADMISLKAWDQEHVLSGGHGLMKQGYYPVIKALAENIDIRLNHRVTKIANCFNKVILTVEDGKCFVADAAIITVPLGVLKANLIEFEPKLPQWKLDAISDMGFGNENKIALRFDTVFWPNVELLGIVAPTSYACGYFLNLHKATGHPVLVYMAAGRFAYDIEKLSDEAAANFAMVQLKKMIPNAKDPVQYLVSRWGTDMNSLGCYSYDLVGKPADLYEKLQAPVGSLFFGGEAVSLDHAGSVHGAYTAGVMAAEDCRSYLLKQLGNLELLQFGSSKEEIIEATVPIQISRM comes from the exons ATGGACCCCAAAGACTTCTTAAGCAATAATTTGATGGATg GTACCTTGTTTTCACACGTTGAGAGACAACCACCTTCCTTGCCTTTAGTCATTGTCATAGGCAGTGGTATTTCTGGGATTGCTGCTGCCCGTGCCCTTCGTGATGCATCTTTCAGG GTGCTCTTGTTAGAGTCACGGGACAGACTTGGTGGGCGTATTCACACTGACTACACTTTTGGTTGTCCTGTTGACATGGGGGCATCATG GTTACATGGTGTCTGTAATGAGAATTCCTTGGCTCCGCTGATACGGTGTCTAGGACTTACATTATACCGTACAAGTGGTGACAACTCTGTGTTATATGACCATGATTTAGAAAG TTATGCACTTTTTGATATGGAAGGCCGTCAAGTTCCCCAACAACTAGTCATTGAAGTTGGGAAGATATTTGAAAGAATTCTCAAGGAG ACGGAGAAAGTAAGGGATGAACACAGTGAGGACATTTCGGTTCTTCAAGCCATTTCAATCGTATTGGATAGGCATCCAGATTTGAG GCAAGAAGGACTTGCTCATGAAGTTCTGCAATGGTACATATGCAGAATGGAAGCTTGGTTTGCGGCAGATGCAGATATGATTTCACTGAAAGCTTGGGATCAG GAGCATGTTCTTTCTGGGGGCCATGGACTCATGAAGCAAGGTTATTACCCAGTGATTAAGGCTTTAGCAGAAAATATTGATATACGCTTGAATCACAG GGTTACAAAGATTGCCAATTGTTTCAATAAAGTGATTCTTACTGTTGAAGATGGGAAATGCTTTGTTGCGGATGCTGCTATCATAACAGTTCCCCTAGGAGTTCTGAAAGCCAATCTAATTGAGTTCGAGCCCAAATTACCACAGTGGAAACTTGATGCAATATCTGATATGGGTTTTGGAAATGAGAACAAGATTGCCTTGCGCTTTGACACGGTCTTTTGGCCAAATGTGGAATTATTAGGCATTGTTGCACCCACCTCATATGCCTGTGGTTATTTTCTCAATCTTCATAAAGCAACTGGCCACCCTGTACTTGTCTATATGGCTGCTGGAAGGTTTGCTTACGACATAGAGAAGTTATCTGATGAAGCTGCTGCTAATTTTGCGATGGTGCAACTCAAGAAAATGATTCCTAATGCAAAGGATCCG GTTCAGTATCTTGTTTCACGATGGGGGACTGATATGAACTCTCTAGGTTGTTACTCCTATGACTTGGTTGGGAAGCCAGCCGATTTGTATGAGAAGCTCCAAGCTCCTGTTGGTAGCCTTTTCTTTGGTGGGGAGGCTGTGAGTTTGGATCATGCTGGATCTGTTCATGGAGCTTACACAGCTGGAGTGATGGCTGCTGAAGACTGCAGGAGTTATCTATTGAAGCAGCTTGGTAATTTGGAATTGCTCCAGTTTGGTTCCTCTAAGGAGGAAATTATTGAAGCCACTGTTCCTATCCAAATATCAAGGATGTGA
- the LOC122066787 gene encoding organic cation/carnitine transporter 1-like: protein MDELQELVTHNSHGGREATGPAALPPMTPKLELTVDEVIDEYVGSLGFSQLIHVFLVSLAWVFDSQNTLVTIFSDAKPSWACKGGGSWCDPGSTGSVCKVESGHWEWIRGNGSSTIAEWGIICDRKFYAGIPASLFFLGSILGSAAYGCLAGSYLGRKRAVLVSCLLTSITAFLTSFSPNVWIYALLCFSNGFAWSGIGICCFVLSTEVIGRKWRGQVGQYGFFFFTTGFLSLSLIAYPNRTSWRNIYKIISLLPFLYSILILPFVSESPRWLIVRGRNKEALQILNKLARLNGKKLPQNLTISNSSTNMNESVSTKSLWSARWAAKRMLTVMIAGFGVGFLYYGIQLNVENLNLDLYFTVVLNALVEIPAVLIGIVLLSFTDRRLLISSSAYIAGVSCILCIFFSRKNTGNKEQVEGEAKNNWPQLTMEAIGIMAASKVFDVLYIFCVELFPTNVRNFAVSMLRQALMLGASIAPLLVVLGRLSPSLSFLAFGALGIFSGLVIIWLPETRNAPLYETLEQQEEEKLASFSNLGVELESIEVVSVWYSHPLLASM from the exons ATGGATGAGCTGCAGGAGTTGGTAACACATAACAGCCATGGAGGAAGAGAAGCCACCGGACCAGCAGCATTGCCCCCAATGACCCCAAAACTAGAGCTAACAGTCGATGAAGTGATCGATGAATATGTTGGGTCGTTAGGATTTTCGCAGCTCATACATGTCTTCTTGGTGTCTCTGGCATGGGTTTTTGATTCCCAGAACACCTTGGTTACTATCTTCAGTGACGCAAAGCCCTCTTGGGCGTGCAAGGGTGGTGGGTCTTGGTGTGATCCTGGTTCAACCGGGTCAGTCTGCAAGGTTGAATCGGGGCATTGGGAGTGGATCAGAGGGAACGGTAGCTCGACCATAGCTGAGTGGGGAATCATCTGCGACCGAAAGTTTTATGCTGGCATACCTGCATCCTTGTTCTTTCTTGGTTCAATCTTGG GATCTGCCGCTTATGGCTGCTTGGCAGGCTCATATCTAGGAAGGAAGAGAGCAGTGCTTGTCTCATGCCTCCTAACATCCATAACTGCCTTCCTCACATCCTTTTCTCCTAATGTTTGGATCTATGCCCTCCTTTGCTTCTCTAATGGGTTTGCTTGGTCTGGCATTGGTATTTGCTGCTTTGTCCTCTCGACAGAAGTCATAGGACGAAAATGGCGAGGCCAAGTTGGACAAtatggcttcttcttcttcactacaGGCTTCCTTTCACTTTCCTTGATTGCCTACCCAAACAGAACATCTTGGAGAAACATCTACAAGATCATATCCCTTCTCCCCTTCCTCTACTCCATTTTGATCCTTCCTTTTGTGTCCGAGTCACCTCGTTGGCTCATTGTTagaggaagaaacaaagaagCTTTGCAAATCTTAAATAAGTTGGCAAGACTGAATGGGAAGAAGCTTCCACAGAATTTAACCATTTCAAACTCATCCACCAACATGAATGAATCTGTATCAACCAAGAGCTTGTGGTCTGCAAGATGGGCTGCTAAGAGGATGCTCACAGTTATGATTGCTGGTTTTGGAGTTGGGTTTTTATACTATGGCATCCAACTAAACGTCGAGAACTTGAACTTGGATCTTTACTTCACGGTCGTACTAAATGCCCTCGTGGAAATTCCAGCAGTGCTCATCGGTATTGTGCTCCTGAGTTTCACAGATCGCCGTCTTCTAATCTCATCATCAGCTTACATCGCTGGAGTGTCATGCATCCTATGTATCTTCTTCTCTAGGAAGAACACTGGCAATAAGGAACAAGTGGAGGGTGAAGCTAAAAATAACTGGCCTCAGTTAACCATGGAAGCAATCGGAATCATGGCAGCTTCAAAAGTCTTTGATGTCCTATATATATTCTGTGTCGAGCTGTTCCCTACGAATGTCAGGAACTTTGCTGTATCAATGTTGCGACAAGCACTGATGCTGGGAGCCTCAATTGCACCACTTCTGGTAGTGTTAGGCCGTTTGAGCCCATCACTCTCTTTTCTGGCATTTGGAGCCCTCGGTATATTCAGTGGGCTTGTGATAATATGGCTTCCTGAGACTAGGAATGCCCCTCTTTATGAGACATTGGAGCAGCAAGAGGAGGAAAAGCTAGCTTCTTTCTCCAATTTAGGAGTAGAACTGGAAAGCATTGAAGTAGTTTCAGTATGGTATTCCCATCCTTTGTTAGCATCCATGTAA